The sequence TAACTGGCTCGCCAAGCGGGGCTACGACAAGCTTTACGGCGCCCGGCCGATGGCTCGCCTGATCCAGGACAAGATCAAGCAGCCGCTGGCCGAGGAACTGCTGTTCGGCAAGCTGGCCCACGGCGGCGAAGTCCACGTCAGCATCAAGGATGACGCACCGGCCTTTGAAGTGACCCCGGCGGCGCCCAAGGACAGCAAGCCGCGTCCGAAGGCGACCAAGGCCAGGAAGCCGCAGCCGGAAGAATAAGCGTTCGACTGATCCCCACTCCCAACCCTTCCCGCTTGCGGGGGTTGGGAGTGGGCCAGTTCCAGGCTGGAACCCATTGAGCGGTCCGCCTATTTCCTAAGACATGATCGCCGACTTCGCATGGATCCGGCCTGAGCCACACGGCATCCAAGTCGTCCCCGCCGATTGCTGGATCGATCCTTCGCAGGCGGTCGCCAACGCCCTGGTGACGCACGGCCACGCCGACCACGCGCGCGGCGGGCATGGGCGGACGGTCGCGACGCCAGAGACGCTGGCGATCATGGAGCTGCGCTACCAGACGCGTGAAGGCGCTCTGCCGGTCAACTACGGCGAAACGATCCGCCTGCCGGGCGAAGTCGACGTGACATACGTCCCCGCAGGACACGTGCTCGGCTCGGCCCAGATCGTCCTCGAACACGCCGGAGAACGCGTGGTCGTGACCGGCGACTACAAGCGGAGTTCCGACCCGACCTGTCCTCCCTTCGAAGTCGTGCCGTGCGATGTGTTCGTCACCGAGGCCACGTTCGGCCTCCCGGTGTTCAGTCATCCTCCGATAGAGACCGAGATCGCCAAGCTGCTCAAGGCTCGCGCCGATCATCCCGACCGCTGCGTGCTCGTCGGCGCCTACGCCCTTGGCAAAGCGCAGCGCGTGATCGCCGAACTCCGGCGGGCCGGGCATCATGACGTCATCTGGCTGCACGGCGCGATGGAGCGGATGTGCCGGCTCTACGAGGAGTGGGGCATCGATCTGGGCGCCCTGCGGCTGGTGACCGACGCGGGGAAGGACGAGTTGCGCGGCGCCATCGTGATCTGCCCGCCCTCGGCGCTCAACGATCGCTGGAGCCGCCGGTTGCCCGATCCGATCACTGCCATGGCGAGCGGCTGGATGCGCATCCGCCAGCGCGCCCGGCAGCGGAATGTCGAACTTCCACTGGTCATTTCCGACCACGCCGACTGGGGCGAACTTACGCGCACGATCGAGGACGTGAACCCGCACGAGAGCTGGATCACTCATGGCCGCGAAGAGGCGTTGCTGCGCTGGTGCCAGCTTCACCAACGCCGGGCCCGGGCTCTCGCTCTGGTGGGGTATGAGGACGAGGATGATTGAGCCGCCTCAAATCCTCCCCAGCACGGGGAAGGGGACCGCCGCCGAAGGCGGGGGTGGAGGGGCACTCTCGGCTGTCTCTTCCTCTCGCCGTCGGGATTGCTCTCGGGTGCCCCTCCACCATCCTGCGGATGGTCCCCGTGCCGGGGAGGATTGATGGAAAAGTTCGCCGCCCTCGTTGATGCGCTCGTCTACACCCGCAGCCGCAACGGCAAATTGCAGCTCATCGCCGAATACCTCCGCACCACTCCTGACCCCG comes from Altererythrobacter sp. Root672 and encodes:
- a CDS encoding ligase-associated DNA damage response exonuclease; translation: MIADFAWIRPEPHGIQVVPADCWIDPSQAVANALVTHGHADHARGGHGRTVATPETLAIMELRYQTREGALPVNYGETIRLPGEVDVTYVPAGHVLGSAQIVLEHAGERVVVTGDYKRSSDPTCPPFEVVPCDVFVTEATFGLPVFSHPPIETEIAKLLKARADHPDRCVLVGAYALGKAQRVIAELRRAGHHDVIWLHGAMERMCRLYEEWGIDLGALRLVTDAGKDELRGAIVICPPSALNDRWSRRLPDPITAMASGWMRIRQRARQRNVELPLVISDHADWGELTRTIEDVNPHESWITHGREEALLRWCQLHQRRARALALVGYEDEDD